GGTAGTCCCGGGCCCTGGTCGTTGGGGGACCACGCCCCCTGAACTTCGTGGACGGCATCGCCTCCGTGGGCGGTGTGCGGAATCTGATCGCAGCGTCCATGGAGACACGCATGACCATCCAGCCCGTCTCGACGTCGGAGTACACGACCGCCAACCGCGAGTGGCTGGCGTCCCTGCACGGCACCGACTCGACGGACACCATCACCCTCGACCTTCCGCTGTTCACCGAAGGCGTGCACTACGTGTGCGGCGACGAGTGCGAGCCCTATGGCCGGGTGCTGTCCGGTGTGCCGGTCGGCAGGGTCGCGGAGTCCGGCCTGTACGGTCCGTACGACCCGGAGGCGCACTGCGGCCGCCAGATCCTGCGCGGCTTCGTGATCGCCGAGGCCCCGTTCGCGCCGGGCCAGACCCGTGTTCCGGCCGCGCTGCTGTGGCACGGCGCGGTGAAGGCGTCGAAGGTGCCGGGCGGCATCGACGTGTCCCAGCTCGTGTGGCACCCGCGTGCCGCGCAGATCCGCTTCGTGTGAGCGGGGGTGTGAGCTGTGACGATTCAGGACCTGCTCAAGGACGTCTCGGTCATGGACCTGACGACGTTCGCCAGGGCGATCCCGTCCCCGAAGGACTTCCTCCTCACCCAGACGATCTTTCCGACTGCGGAGATGCGGGAGGTGAAGTGGCGTACGAAGGACTCCGGCCGGTACGTCAACGTCGCCAAGTACCGGGCCTTCAACGCC
This genomic interval from Streptomyces sp. NBC_00557 contains the following:
- a CDS encoding head decoration protein, which encodes MTIQPVSTSEYTTANREWLASLHGTDSTDTITLDLPLFTEGVHYVCGDECEPYGRVLSGVPVGRVAESGLYGPYDPEAHCGRQILRGFVIAEAPFAPGQTRVPAALLWHGAVKASKVPGGIDVSQLVWHPRAAQIRFV